One genomic region from Dermacentor albipictus isolate Rhodes 1998 colony unplaced genomic scaffold, USDA_Dalb.pri_finalv2 scaffold_13, whole genome shotgun sequence encodes:
- the LOC135915701 gene encoding uncharacterized protein has protein sequence MVPGQPPWPYPSGHGGDIEAEQLRAESVTTVSSEYLTPAESCLSQHICPTYGNVSWKGDQAKPSPPPCCVETSYSPTGVLSPPSGEKERDDEATEKPVARILDVSGQRADLRITRSAASLLSDSSTKSAQRGYFVVQEFQSFINSDSSDHWSSFSGGSIYAPSSSASHNPARTPIRVVPDASVLSTSKLLKQWVEDPLDPCMEPRRRPTWARLWAGLRRHLQQMVKCCRDCAGRRKLCSDGQGLSSRHNVDEVVNNVILDEVNSACARWWHVRIYQRCVSYLHALWCWRGL, from the coding sequence ATGGTACCGGGCCAGCCACCGTGGCCGTACCCGTCGGGTCATGGTGGGGATATCGAGGCCGAACAGTTGCGGGCCGAAAGCGTAACTACCGTCTCCAGTGAGTACCTGACTCCGGCCGAATCGTGTCTCTCTCAACACATCTGCCCAACTTACGGTAATGTTTCGTGGAAAGGCGACCAGGCAAAACCGAGTCCGCCGCCATGTTGCGTAGAGACGTCGTATAGCCCCACCGGCGTCCTCTCGCCGCCCTCCGGCGAGAAAGAGCGCGACGATGAGGCGACTGAAAAGCCAGTGGCGCGAATCCTGGACGTGAGCGGCCAGCGCGCAGACTTGCGTATAACGCGTAGCGCCGCGTCGCTCCTCAGCGACTCCTCGACAAAGTCTGCGCAGCGAGGCTACTTCGTCGTTCAGGAGTTCCAGAGTTTCATCAACAGTGACAGCAGCGATCACTGGTCCAGCTTCAGCGGCGGCAGCATTTACGCGCCCAGCAGCAGCGCCAGCCACAATCCTGCGCGCACGCCCATCCGAGTGGTCCCGGATGCGTCGGTGCTGTCCACGAGCAAGTTGCTGAAACAATGGGTCGAGGACCCGCTGGATCCGTGCATGGAGCCGCGACGCCGACCGACGTGGGCGCGCCTCTGGGCGGGACTGCGCAGGCATTTGCAGCAGATGGTCAAGTGCTGCCGTGACTGCGCAGGGCGACGTAAGCTGTGCAGCGACGGCCAGGGGCTGAGTTCCCGGCACAACGTCGACGAAGTCGTCAACAATGTCATCTTGGACGAGGTGAACTCGGCCTGCGCCCGGTGGTGGCACGTCCGCATCTATCAGCGGTGCGTCTCCTACCTGCACGCCCTCTGGTGCTGGCGCGGCCTGTAG